In Candidatus Sysuiplasma acidicola, the following are encoded in one genomic region:
- a CDS encoding thermopsin family protease: MSVPGYRGTVGSASRHPVMMFAVVIAILLLASSAFTVSLHQNKTDVQNGMSSHISAISSSPLNGGRTTAKGIQSSLFAVQKSQLLSRAFSGVGNASGLLNSTYNRMPAGIQALNDPASTLPVSAAGAAYQQLLSNVTSAIAKGQIKQYYAYLPNFHPSAGYGVSPLYTTQPAPMGIADYGLGAAGSYTYYTPSFNGTVSLNSYATYTPGNYVVYTPNMSGIQLNTVLANVTVGNSINGVYWIQNVALINGTTVTFIDNIWNFSAPGASLNPNAIYSGKGNVTSGFYYFVGPTINVTYPLTMSFYNNALLYQNRPTVFFNYSYSLSGGAPITGSYDRVMFNSTTTPVTPAFEVNGSAKNPFGLMYDSELIFGGPGGGSNAMIQNMSGHATMQYMSGGSYRNIQSAYSYGSDTGETSQGISAWWLGKTEYLSQGPSNLSGLWNTTSSEPTGYIHLSAQITPSWAFAFAGKVQSSYAPVTPSGYLNFTVSPGTYNVVLMTNDYAQFSKSFSGNLTTTYTMTQSAGLLYTPIYMHGNAQAKAITTLLSSPDSISHLTILLNASFMITNGFGYPSFVLLDVEGVTTQLLVQNLNESNQYIYGPGGKVSASAYNKKYDFFFSSHSILRNVSLSGGFQMANIMGSNNVTVRNISGNTTIQMLICLSRYVTVNYLSVFGGIGAVSLLSSSVTVTNLNVTLARGATGSAGAEFVYTDHSSVSGASISGNGTSSIFQTIGVEGLMTNYSSFDNMNVSKDSIGYLGFSSFNDSIYNMSASGRSIGYLSLLGNSSDINNISADNGSAGAVEFGSYSDASNVSAVDNSTGVVMFGNEEHVMNILASNNSTAAIVIGNFSTVLGIKGTFAQNGFVPALPYANATFLAAIVGGNDTISRLGETGYHNGTILNLDHSTFSKYTATNSSIGLIVGGPGHNLISYSNISESSMGVGIVTSNSTFSHISTYKDAAGFIVQGNSNSITHNLISYDSGYGVNISGGTGNNVYYNSFIDNNGSTATYNSSHIQAYSVAGNFFNMSSTGNYWADWHTAYPNGTLEPYLISNGVYDYHPLGTSIVTTFQFTFTETGLAAGTNWSVSVNGHQRSSTTGTITFMEPNGTYQFQVGGVAGYTATPQNGSETIAGSPVSVPVSFAQKAYAVTFTEAGLPAGSVWAVTLNGVKASSSTGTITFSEPNGTYTFSVLNQTDFYASPFGGQVTVNGGAATQSVQFLHYAYITGSISPATAAITVNGVAVAVSSGTFNVSVTAGTYSVVASMSGYKTFYSNVTVTAGQFMKLTIGLKQTTPNNNHNVLPLPLTYIEIGVLILVIVVVAAAIAAIRKSRRKR; the protein is encoded by the coding sequence ATGTCAGTCCCGGGATACCGTGGCACGGTCGGAAGTGCTTCACGCCATCCGGTGATGATGTTTGCAGTCGTAATAGCAATTCTGCTGCTTGCGTCAAGCGCATTCACTGTGAGTCTGCATCAAAATAAGACCGACGTGCAGAACGGCATGTCGAGTCATATCTCAGCCATTTCCTCAAGTCCCCTGAACGGCGGCAGAACGACGGCTAAAGGCATTCAGTCCAGTCTATTCGCTGTTCAGAAGAGTCAACTGCTTTCCCGGGCGTTTTCCGGCGTCGGTAACGCATCGGGTTTGCTCAATTCGACATACAACCGCATGCCTGCCGGCATTCAGGCATTGAACGATCCTGCCTCCACTTTACCAGTCTCGGCAGCCGGGGCGGCTTACCAGCAACTGCTCAGCAACGTGACCTCGGCGATAGCAAAGGGGCAGATCAAACAGTATTATGCATACCTGCCCAATTTTCATCCGTCGGCGGGTTATGGCGTCTCACCGCTTTATACAACACAGCCTGCGCCGATGGGAATAGCAGACTACGGACTTGGAGCTGCGGGCAGTTACACGTATTATACACCGAGCTTTAACGGCACAGTTTCCCTGAACAGCTATGCGACCTACACCCCCGGGAACTACGTCGTGTATACACCGAACATGTCCGGCATTCAGCTCAATACAGTATTGGCGAATGTGACTGTCGGCAATTCCATCAACGGTGTCTACTGGATACAGAATGTCGCACTGATAAACGGCACGACCGTGACATTCATTGATAACATCTGGAATTTTTCGGCACCTGGAGCGTCGCTGAACCCTAACGCGATCTACAGCGGAAAAGGGAATGTCACTTCAGGCTTCTACTACTTTGTCGGACCAACCATAAATGTGACGTATCCGCTCACAATGAGTTTCTACAACAATGCGCTTCTGTATCAGAATCGCCCGACTGTTTTCTTCAACTACAGTTATTCACTGTCAGGCGGAGCGCCGATTACTGGTTCTTACGACAGAGTAATGTTCAACTCGACAACAACACCTGTGACTCCGGCGTTCGAGGTAAACGGGAGCGCCAAAAACCCGTTTGGCCTGATGTACGACTCTGAACTGATATTCGGCGGCCCTGGCGGCGGCAGCAATGCCATGATTCAGAACATGAGCGGACACGCAACAATGCAGTATATGTCCGGCGGCTCCTACAGGAATATACAGTCTGCATACTCGTACGGCTCGGACACAGGGGAGACATCGCAGGGCATATCAGCATGGTGGCTTGGCAAGACTGAATACCTGAGCCAGGGACCGTCCAACCTGTCCGGCCTGTGGAACACAACTTCATCGGAGCCCACCGGATACATACATCTTAGCGCACAAATCACTCCGTCATGGGCTTTTGCGTTTGCAGGCAAGGTGCAGTCGTCATATGCGCCCGTCACTCCCTCAGGATATCTGAATTTCACAGTTTCGCCCGGAACATACAACGTAGTTCTCATGACTAACGACTACGCTCAGTTCAGCAAGTCTTTCAGTGGCAACCTGACCACAACCTATACAATGACGCAAAGCGCCGGGCTGCTCTATACACCGATCTACATGCACGGCAATGCACAGGCCAAAGCCATCACGACGCTACTCTCCTCGCCGGACAGCATTTCCCATCTCACTATACTGCTCAATGCATCTTTCATGATAACAAACGGTTTCGGCTATCCCTCATTTGTGCTCCTGGATGTCGAAGGCGTCACAACGCAACTGCTTGTCCAGAACCTGAATGAATCAAACCAGTATATCTACGGTCCCGGAGGGAAGGTAAGCGCCAGCGCCTACAACAAGAAGTACGACTTCTTTTTCTCCAGCCATTCAATACTCCGGAATGTGTCACTGTCCGGCGGGTTTCAGATGGCAAACATCATGGGCTCAAACAATGTGACAGTGAGGAATATTTCTGGCAACACCACGATCCAGATGCTGATTTGCCTGTCCCGCTACGTCACAGTGAATTATTTGTCTGTCTTTGGAGGTATCGGTGCTGTCAGCCTCTTATCCTCGTCGGTGACGGTGACCAATCTCAACGTGACGCTCGCACGAGGCGCCACAGGTTCGGCTGGTGCAGAGTTTGTCTATACAGACCATTCATCTGTGTCAGGTGCCAGCATATCTGGCAACGGCACTTCGAGCATTTTCCAGACTATCGGAGTCGAGGGATTAATGACAAACTACTCCAGCTTCGATAATATGAACGTTTCCAAAGATTCTATAGGGTACTTAGGCTTTTCCTCATTTAACGACAGCATTTACAACATGTCTGCGAGTGGCCGTTCTATCGGCTACCTCTCGCTTTTGGGCAACTCATCCGACATAAACAACATCTCTGCCGACAACGGTTCTGCCGGCGCAGTTGAATTTGGATCCTACTCGGACGCATCGAATGTGAGCGCTGTGGACAACTCCACGGGTGTGGTGATGTTTGGAAACGAGGAGCATGTCATGAACATACTTGCCAGCAACAACAGCACTGCGGCGATAGTGATTGGCAACTTCAGCACGGTCCTGGGCATTAAGGGCACATTTGCACAAAACGGTTTCGTGCCAGCATTACCATATGCGAACGCAACCTTCTTAGCAGCCATAGTGGGCGGAAACGACACAATCTCCAGGCTTGGCGAGACGGGTTATCACAATGGCACGATACTCAATTTAGATCACTCCACATTCAGCAAATATACCGCAACCAACTCTTCAATTGGACTGATAGTCGGCGGCCCCGGACACAACCTTATCTCATATTCGAATATCTCCGAAAGCAGCATGGGTGTCGGCATTGTGACATCGAACTCCACGTTCAGCCACATTTCCACCTACAAGGACGCCGCCGGCTTCATCGTTCAGGGCAATAGCAACAGCATCACTCACAACTTGATATCGTACGACAGCGGCTACGGCGTCAACATTTCGGGCGGAACGGGCAATAATGTGTACTACAATTCGTTCATAGACAACAACGGTTCCACGGCAACCTACAATTCATCTCACATTCAGGCCTATTCTGTGGCGGGCAACTTCTTCAACATGAGCTCCACAGGCAATTACTGGGCAGACTGGCATACCGCTTATCCCAACGGGACGCTGGAACCGTATCTGATCTCCAACGGAGTGTATGATTACCATCCGCTCGGAACTTCAATTGTGACGACGTTTCAGTTCACATTCACGGAGACAGGCCTGGCGGCAGGTACAAACTGGAGCGTTTCGGTCAACGGCCATCAGCGGTCATCCACGACGGGCACCATCACATTCATGGAGCCTAACGGAACGTATCAGTTCCAGGTTGGAGGCGTGGCAGGCTACACAGCCACTCCACAGAACGGTTCTGAGACGATAGCTGGCAGCCCGGTCTCCGTTCCTGTATCATTTGCGCAGAAAGCATATGCGGTCACATTCACGGAGGCAGGCCTGCCTGCCGGAAGCGTGTGGGCGGTGACGCTCAACGGCGTGAAGGCATCTTCCAGCACGGGCACAATAACATTCAGCGAACCGAACGGGACATACACATTCTCTGTCCTTAACCAGACGGACTTCTACGCCTCGCCATTCGGAGGCCAAGTTACGGTTAACGGCGGAGCTGCAACACAGAGTGTTCAGTTCCTCCATTATGCCTACATCACCGGAAGTATATCGCCGGCCACCGCGGCAATTACGGTGAACGGCGTTGCCGTTGCCGTGAGCAGCGGAACATTCAATGTGAGCGTGACAGCGGGAACTTATTCGGTCGTGGCTTCCATGTCCGGTTACAAGACGTTCTACAGTAATGTCACAGTGACGGCCGGTCAGTTCATGAAACTGACCATAGGACTGAAACAGACTACACCCAACAATAACCACAATGTGCTGCCGCTTCCGCTGACATACATTGAAATTGGCGTACTGATACTGGTAATTGTCGTCGTTGCGGCTGCGATTGCGGCCATAAGGAAGTCGCGGCGGAAGAGGTAG
- a CDS encoding cbb3-type cytochrome c oxidase subunit I has translation MASLGVLKKWLFTTNHKEVGILYLITSFVFLFIAGAFAEMMRTQLFRPGNTFLNAVEYNQLVTVHGLLMILFFISPLGFAFANYFVPIQIGAKDMAFPRLNALSYWLYLFGGILLLSGFLLPGGALSGGWTLYAPLNEAHYLPQAGEDAGIAGITMLGVSLIVSTVNFAATIALKRAKGMRLIDMPMFTWSIVFTIAMLWLVFPEFATALVLLLADRILGSVVFLAPAGGALLWEQMFWFMGHPEVYVLLLPALGAMFDIASVFSGKAVYAKRLMIGSFAVIFVMSMMVFMHHMFMTGVNLLWLELQEITTELISVPSGVLIIGIIATMLRGHIKLRTPMLFTMGAVIVFIVGGATGVMQSSIELDSGFNGGYWVIAHFHYILAGTVLWGLFAALYYWFPKMTGKMYSERLGVLHFILSFIGLNLTFAPMFLLLNMPRRYYTYSPGFGFSLPNEIATIGALLYGFAQLLPVLNMLYSVRSGQKAPDNPWGGSSFEWLVSSPVPEFNFTGTPYISNGRFIVGTEDSGQEEHGGLNHLSPWPFSISLGICLVFLGLVLFLYGYGNIALALGLMLFTISALGWMNDDYHDFFPEVEKDGVSPKETWPFRNMDSIRLGMWIFISGDVLLFSTLISGAFFIFVQSPYFGDPVISLTGNASLDMASVVVLLASIASMYAAAEGAKTGNRDMTAGGLLLTIFFGACYIAVTVANWGYLASAGAGIQAMHGSALLSIFYDSAIVHIVHIAGGLAFVCYFLFKTYGGRIAERSVPSISALLYFWSFVAVAGVIMIGAFAFM, from the coding sequence TTGGCATCGCTCGGCGTATTGAAAAAATGGCTTTTCACGACCAATCACAAGGAAGTCGGCATCCTCTACCTGATAACCTCATTTGTTTTTCTGTTCATAGCAGGCGCCTTTGCCGAAATGATGCGTACCCAGCTCTTCAGGCCCGGCAACACATTCCTCAATGCGGTGGAGTACAATCAGCTTGTGACGGTACACGGACTGCTGATGATACTGTTCTTCATATCTCCACTGGGTTTTGCATTTGCAAATTACTTCGTCCCGATACAGATAGGCGCGAAAGATATGGCCTTTCCAAGGCTAAACGCACTCAGCTACTGGCTGTATCTCTTTGGCGGAATCCTTCTCCTCAGCGGTTTCCTTCTTCCCGGCGGAGCACTGAGCGGCGGATGGACACTTTATGCACCGCTCAACGAGGCTCACTATCTCCCGCAGGCAGGCGAAGATGCGGGCATAGCCGGCATCACGATGCTCGGCGTCTCGCTGATTGTTTCCACTGTCAACTTTGCCGCAACGATCGCGCTGAAAAGGGCCAAAGGAATGAGGCTGATAGATATGCCGATGTTCACATGGTCCATAGTCTTCACCATTGCAATGCTCTGGCTCGTTTTCCCGGAGTTTGCGACGGCGCTCGTTCTGCTGCTCGCCGACCGCATTCTGGGATCGGTAGTCTTTCTTGCCCCCGCGGGCGGTGCGCTGTTGTGGGAACAGATGTTCTGGTTTATGGGACATCCGGAAGTCTACGTCCTCCTGCTTCCCGCGCTCGGTGCTATGTTCGATATAGCCAGTGTTTTCTCTGGAAAGGCTGTCTATGCAAAGAGGCTGATGATTGGCTCGTTTGCAGTGATTTTTGTCATGAGCATGATGGTCTTCATGCATCACATGTTCATGACAGGCGTCAACCTTCTGTGGCTTGAACTGCAGGAGATAACAACCGAACTCATATCCGTACCGTCGGGAGTGCTGATCATCGGCATAATAGCCACGATGCTTCGCGGTCACATAAAGCTCAGGACGCCCATGCTCTTTACGATGGGGGCGGTCATTGTCTTCATCGTGGGAGGCGCTACCGGCGTCATGCAATCTTCGATCGAACTCGATAGCGGGTTCAACGGAGGCTACTGGGTCATAGCGCACTTTCACTACATTCTCGCCGGTACGGTACTCTGGGGTCTCTTCGCAGCACTCTATTACTGGTTCCCGAAGATGACCGGAAAGATGTACAGCGAGAGGCTAGGCGTTCTCCATTTCATCCTCTCATTCATCGGCCTTAACCTGACCTTTGCACCGATGTTCCTTCTGCTCAATATGCCAAGGCGGTATTACACATACTCCCCGGGTTTCGGCTTTTCCCTGCCGAACGAAATAGCCACCATCGGCGCACTGCTCTACGGTTTTGCACAGCTGCTGCCCGTGCTGAACATGCTGTACTCGGTCCGTTCAGGTCAGAAGGCACCTGACAATCCCTGGGGTGGCTCGAGTTTTGAATGGCTCGTTTCGTCACCCGTGCCTGAGTTCAACTTCACCGGCACGCCGTACATCAGCAACGGCAGGTTCATTGTGGGAACCGAAGACAGTGGGCAGGAGGAGCATGGAGGGCTCAATCACCTGAGCCCCTGGCCCTTCTCGATAAGCTTGGGCATATGTCTCGTATTTCTCGGACTCGTGCTCTTTCTCTATGGCTACGGTAACATCGCGCTCGCGCTGGGACTCATGCTTTTCACCATTTCCGCCCTGGGATGGATGAATGACGACTACCATGATTTCTTCCCCGAAGTCGAAAAGGACGGCGTCTCCCCCAAGGAAACATGGCCGTTCCGGAACATGGACAGTATCAGGCTTGGTATGTGGATATTCATATCGGGAGATGTCCTCCTTTTCTCGACACTGATCAGCGGTGCCTTTTTCATCTTCGTTCAGTCGCCTTATTTCGGCGATCCCGTGATAAGCCTCACTGGCAATGCCTCGTTGGACATGGCATCGGTCGTTGTTCTCCTTGCCAGTATAGCGAGCATGTATGCTGCGGCTGAAGGCGCAAAGACGGGAAACAGGGACATGACAGCGGGTGGTTTGCTTCTGACGATATTCTTCGGCGCCTGCTATATTGCTGTCACTGTTGCTAACTGGGGATATCTTGCTTCGGCGGGCGCTGGCATTCAGGCAATGCACGGCAGCGCACTTCTCTCCATATTCTACGATTCGGCAATAGTGCACATTGTTCACATCGCCGGCGGGCTTGCGTTTGTCTGCTACTTTCTTTTCAAAACATACGGAGGAAGGATAGCTGAGAGATCTGTTCCAAGCATCAGCGCACTCCTGTACTTCTGGAGTTTCGTTGCTGTTGCCGGCGTCATAATGATAGGTGCTTTTGCTTTTATGTGA
- the coxB gene encoding cytochrome c oxidase subunit II: protein MFLELAINSVTSATWLSLFNLYLVVGIPISAFVIGWIIYVVVKNREKGTTPAREDNEESIRPGFVPSSARGKTKPFKFFILFMAVLFLGLTAIALPAASYTRTAPTVHSNTLTIDVYAAQWVWTFHYPNGYNVTGSALIRNYTIVLPVNTTLIFRVTSLDVMHEFSIPSLKVRIDAFPDVWNVAWTNVSMPGTYTVFCTELCGPGHADMWVNIHLVSQSEFASWYAGQ, encoded by the coding sequence GTGTTCCTGGAACTCGCAATTAACTCTGTAACATCTGCGACGTGGCTTTCGCTGTTCAATCTCTATCTCGTCGTCGGCATACCGATATCCGCGTTTGTGATAGGCTGGATCATCTATGTTGTCGTGAAAAACAGGGAGAAGGGAACCACGCCGGCAAGGGAAGACAATGAAGAGTCAATCAGGCCGGGCTTCGTACCCTCATCAGCACGGGGTAAAACGAAACCGTTCAAGTTCTTCATACTGTTCATGGCGGTGCTCTTCCTCGGTCTTACCGCGATCGCGCTGCCTGCTGCGAGTTATACGAGAACGGCTCCCACCGTCCACAGCAACACGCTCACCATCGATGTCTACGCAGCTCAGTGGGTGTGGACATTTCACTATCCCAACGGATACAATGTGACAGGATCTGCACTCATTCGAAACTACACCATAGTGCTTCCGGTGAACACAACACTCATCTTCAGAGTCACGAGTTTGGATGTCATGCATGAGTTTTCGATCCCATCGCTCAAGGTGAGGATCGATGCCTTTCCCGATGTTTGGAACGTGGCGTGGACAAATGTGAGCATGCCGGGAACATACACCGTTTTCTGTACGGAACTGTGCGGACCGGGCCACGCCGATATGTGGGTGAACATCCATCTGGTGAGTCAATCTGAATTCGCTTCATGGTACGCGGGGCAATGA
- a CDS encoding type II toxin-antitoxin system CcdA family antitoxin, protein MTERITVRIDREKKAILKKYNINVSETVRNFLKSEIAEREKEELLTLLEKSKIILSRVPDREIVRAIRSTRGEI, encoded by the coding sequence ATGACGGAACGCATCACTGTCAGAATCGACAGGGAGAAAAAGGCCATTCTGAAAAAGTACAACATCAACGTGAGCGAAACTGTACGAAACTTTCTGAAATCGGAAATAGCCGAGAGGGAAAAGGAAGAGTTGTTGACACTGCTTGAGAAATCGAAGATCATTCTTTCCAGAGTGCCGGACAGGGAAATCGTCCGGGCCATTAGGTCAACGAGGGGTGAAATTTAG
- a CDS encoding penicillin acylase family protein codes for MKNRWVVAIIAVLVVLSFLSTQFVLLNPVNGLWSTINDSTYRNSTLNVPHLTGRVQVTIDASGVAHITASNNHDLFVAQGYYAASNRLFQMELQVLLASGNLSGYVGKAGVPSDMTMHLIGLPQSAFRLQSLYKADYPSYYAYLQDYCTGVNDFINSTYSSPAFGFKLLNAKPFYWSPFDILVWQEYMSWSLITGSSDPLASAMLYNSFGFSNLSQIWPYYPYYTQQVTVVPGDGTVNGYNLASQSISPHYLWSQNWYAEWATGVNTTLLSALQPLIRSALANISDPYAGVTASYLGNTVGSNSWVVTSKYSTNGMPMLANDPHLTLYAPSLWIPMQLEDGQFNVTGWALAGIPGILIGHTATTSWGLTTPEGNSANDYLEILSGNNYLYNGTWHSMSVFNYTLLGRTYSVYSTNNGPLIARNAAYGISMRWHTPATAVDLIAEIQLDQSHTYSDMVSALQYWGSPPQNFALVSKHNAGIITAGKYPLIREILPNGNAVLVVGSRTLLNGTTSAFEPVGYVPFRYLPQAENPSRGFMFAPNQPTAGMNYPYPFIGGFWASGGRAETIFHFLNSSGGMSVSNMMALQSNVSDYWASQLTPMLLKALSGMPILPQTLGGQPYSALSLLRSWNYTTYADESGITVYWYLLSELYNMTFDRIYAAHGISSLPLPYVSSVIYLAGSDPNSFWFNGNFTATVQTAFSRAVSLLTAKLGNSTNWEWGKVHKLYIASYTGLDALSVGPIPIWGDSHTVSVGGVPLDLSVPEPYVTVSSSLRAVSDPGTGQFYGVFPGGPSENVLSAYFQNQLPLWLNHNYYNMTDQRTVFVIEYT; via the coding sequence ATGAAAAACAGGTGGGTCGTGGCGATTATCGCCGTCCTCGTCGTCCTGTCATTTCTCTCAACGCAGTTTGTGCTTTTGAATCCGGTCAACGGCCTCTGGAGCACAATCAACGACTCCACTTACAGGAACAGCACATTGAACGTTCCGCATCTCACTGGCAGGGTCCAGGTGACCATTGATGCTTCGGGCGTCGCACACATAACTGCTTCGAACAATCACGACCTGTTCGTTGCGCAGGGATATTATGCCGCAAGCAACAGGCTATTCCAGATGGAATTGCAGGTACTGCTCGCTTCCGGAAATCTGAGCGGGTATGTCGGCAAAGCAGGTGTTCCGTCCGACATGACGATGCACCTGATTGGGCTTCCGCAGAGCGCCTTCAGACTGCAGTCGCTCTACAAGGCCGATTATCCTTCCTATTATGCCTATCTGCAGGATTACTGCACCGGCGTCAACGATTTCATAAACAGCACGTACAGTTCGCCTGCATTCGGTTTTAAACTGCTCAATGCCAAACCGTTCTACTGGTCGCCTTTCGATATCCTCGTCTGGCAGGAGTACATGTCCTGGTCACTGATCACCGGTTCGTCTGATCCGCTTGCGTCCGCCATGCTCTACAATTCCTTCGGTTTCAGCAACCTGTCCCAGATATGGCCATACTACCCATACTACACGCAGCAGGTGACTGTCGTGCCGGGCGACGGTACAGTGAACGGCTACAACCTCGCATCCCAGTCGATCTCTCCTCATTATCTGTGGTCGCAGAACTGGTATGCCGAATGGGCGACAGGCGTAAACACAACCCTGCTGTCAGCACTTCAGCCGCTGATCAGAAGCGCACTGGCAAACATATCCGATCCCTATGCTGGCGTCACCGCCAGCTATCTCGGCAATACGGTGGGCAGCAACAGCTGGGTCGTGACATCGAAGTATTCCACCAACGGCATGCCGATGCTCGCAAACGATCCGCACCTTACACTCTATGCTCCGTCGCTGTGGATACCGATGCAGCTGGAGGACGGGCAGTTCAACGTCACCGGCTGGGCACTCGCGGGCATACCCGGTATACTGATTGGGCACACTGCCACAACCTCTTGGGGCCTGACTACGCCAGAGGGCAATTCCGCCAACGACTATCTTGAAATTCTAAGCGGTAACAACTATCTCTACAACGGCACCTGGCACAGCATGTCTGTGTTCAATTACACGCTGCTGGGCAGGACCTACAGCGTGTACAGCACAAACAACGGCCCGCTGATTGCGCGAAACGCCGCTTACGGCATAAGCATGAGATGGCACACGCCGGCAACAGCTGTAGACCTAATTGCAGAGATACAGCTGGATCAATCTCACACCTACAGCGACATGGTCAGCGCGCTTCAGTACTGGGGCTCGCCTCCTCAGAATTTTGCACTCGTGTCGAAACACAACGCCGGCATAATCACAGCTGGAAAATATCCGCTGATCAGGGAGATTCTGCCAAACGGAAATGCGGTACTTGTTGTCGGCTCACGCACACTGCTGAACGGCACGACCTCCGCCTTCGAGCCTGTCGGTTATGTTCCGTTCAGATATCTGCCGCAGGCTGAAAATCCATCCAGAGGTTTCATGTTTGCGCCCAATCAGCCGACTGCGGGAATGAACTACCCGTATCCATTCATCGGCGGTTTCTGGGCATCCGGCGGTAGAGCGGAAACGATCTTCCATTTCCTGAACAGCAGCGGTGGCATGTCTGTGAGCAACATGATGGCACTGCAGTCGAACGTCAGCGACTACTGGGCCAGTCAGCTCACGCCTATGCTGCTCAAGGCGCTTTCCGGCATGCCGATACTTCCACAGACACTTGGAGGGCAGCCGTATTCGGCTCTCTCACTTCTCAGATCATGGAATTACACTACGTATGCAGACGAGTCTGGAATAACTGTCTACTGGTATCTGCTTTCGGAACTCTACAACATGACCTTCGACAGGATATATGCGGCGCATGGCATTTCGAGCCTGCCGCTTCCCTATGTGTCATCGGTCATCTACCTGGCAGGAAGCGATCCAAACTCATTCTGGTTCAATGGAAACTTCACCGCGACCGTACAGACTGCCTTCAGCAGGGCAGTGTCGCTCCTGACGGCAAAACTGGGAAATTCAACAAACTGGGAATGGGGTAAAGTGCATAAGCTCTACATTGCAAGCTATACCGGACTGGATGCGCTTTCTGTAGGCCCCATACCAATCTGGGGCGACAGCCATACGGTGAGCGTCGGCGGCGTCCCGCTCGATCTGTCGGTGCCTGAACCGTATGTTACGGTCAGTTCGTCGCTGAGAGCTGTTTCCGATCCCGGCACGGGGCAGTTCTACGGCGTCTTTCCCGGTGGCCCAAGCGAAAATGTGCTTAGCGCATATTTCCAAAATCAGCTTCCGCTCTGGCTGAATCACAACTACTACAACATGACTGATCAGAGGACGGTGTTTGTCATTGAATATACGTAA